One genomic window of Ottowia oryzae includes the following:
- the fur gene encoding ferric iron uptake transcriptional regulator, producing the protein MDTIDELKSTGLKATLPRLKILEIFQKADQRHMTAEDVYRLLLADHSDIGLATVYRVLTQFEQAGILNRNHFEAGKAIYELRDEQHHDHLVCTSCGKVEEFLDAEIERRQHNVASGLGWSLQDHAMSLYGICPDCQKKR; encoded by the coding sequence ATGGACACCATCGACGAACTCAAGAGCACGGGCCTGAAGGCCACGCTGCCCCGTCTGAAGATCCTCGAGATCTTTCAGAAAGCCGATCAGCGCCACATGACGGCTGAGGACGTCTATCGCCTGCTGCTGGCCGACCATTCCGACATCGGCCTGGCCACCGTCTACCGGGTGCTCACGCAGTTCGAGCAAGCCGGCATCCTGAACCGCAACCACTTCGAGGCCGGCAAGGCCATCTACGAGTTGCGCGACGAGCAGCACCACGACCACCTGGTGTGCACGTCCTGCGGCAAGGTTGAGGAGTTTCTGGACGCCGAGATTGAACGCCGCCAGCACAACGTGGCGTCTGGCCTGGGCTGGTCGCTGCAGGATCACGCCATGTCGCTGTACGGCATCTGCCCCGACTGCCAGAAAAAGCGCTGA
- a CDS encoding outer membrane protein assembly factor BamE — protein sequence MIRPVMLAALVCGLGACSSFDSATRSMADAITLYKPEVVQGNFVSKEQVAQLQPGMTRLQVRDVLGTPLMASVFHGDRWDYVFTMKRQGVPLQNYKLSLFFNGDVLDRFEGDDMPSETEFVQRIGRDKKPKVPQLEATEEQLAKFPAPNDADAPASTEAPRAEPRPAGSYPPLEPQR from the coding sequence ATGATCCGCCCGGTCATGCTGGCAGCGCTGGTTTGCGGCTTGGGTGCCTGCAGCAGCTTCGACTCAGCCACGCGCAGCATGGCCGACGCGATCACCTTGTACAAACCCGAGGTGGTGCAGGGCAACTTCGTGTCCAAAGAGCAAGTGGCTCAGCTGCAGCCCGGCATGACGCGGCTGCAGGTGCGCGACGTGCTGGGCACGCCGCTGATGGCCAGCGTGTTCCATGGCGACCGCTGGGACTACGTGTTCACCATGAAGCGCCAGGGCGTGCCGCTGCAGAACTACAAGCTGTCGCTGTTCTTCAACGGCGACGTGCTGGACCGCTTTGAGGGCGACGACATGCCCAGCGAAACCGAGTTCGTTCAGCGCATCGGCCGCGACAAGAAGCCCAAGGTGCCGCAGCTCGAAGCCACCGAAGAGCAGCTGGCCAAGTTCCCCGCGCCCAACGACGCCGATGCGCCTGCCAGCACCGAAGCCCCTCGCGCCGAACCGCGCCCCGCAGGCAGCTACCCGCCGCTGGAGCCGCAGCGCTAA
- the dapB gene encoding 4-hydroxy-tetrahydrodipicolinate reductase, which produces MTSSALPIAIAGASGRMGQMLIDAVRQAGDCVLSGALDRADSPALGQDAGAPAGWVSGVAVTGDLDAGLAGARVLIDFTRPEATLANLAACRRLGVGLVVGTTGFSEEQKAEITAAAKDVPIVFAPNMSVGVNVTFKLLELAAKALSTGYDVEIIEAHHRHKVDAPSGTALKMGEVIAEAMGRNLKDCAVYERYGHTGERDPSSIGFATIRGGDIVGDHTVLFAGTGERIEISHKSSNRQGYAQGALRAARFLADKRNGLYDMYDVLNLR; this is translated from the coding sequence ATGACTTCTTCTGCTTTGCCGATTGCCATTGCCGGCGCCAGCGGGCGCATGGGGCAGATGCTGATCGATGCGGTGCGCCAGGCGGGCGACTGCGTCCTTTCTGGCGCACTTGACCGGGCCGACAGCCCGGCGCTGGGCCAGGACGCAGGCGCTCCAGCGGGCTGGGTGTCGGGCGTGGCCGTCACCGGCGACCTGGACGCGGGTCTGGCCGGCGCCCGGGTGCTGATTGATTTCACCCGGCCTGAGGCGACGCTGGCCAACCTGGCCGCCTGCCGGCGCTTGGGCGTGGGTTTGGTCGTGGGCACGACCGGTTTTTCGGAAGAGCAGAAGGCAGAGATCACCGCCGCCGCGAAGGATGTGCCCATCGTTTTCGCGCCCAACATGAGCGTGGGCGTCAACGTCACCTTCAAATTGCTGGAGCTGGCGGCCAAGGCGTTGTCCACCGGTTACGACGTTGAAATCATCGAGGCGCACCACCGCCACAAGGTGGACGCGCCCAGTGGCACGGCTCTGAAAATGGGCGAGGTGATCGCCGAAGCCATGGGCCGCAACCTGAAGGATTGCGCCGTGTATGAGCGCTACGGCCACACCGGCGAGCGCGATCCGTCCAGCATCGGTTTTGCCACCATCCGCGGCGGCGACATCGTGGGCGACCACACCGTGCTGTTCGCCGGCACGGGCGAGCGCATCGAGATCAGTCACAAATCCTCCAACCGCCAGGGTTACGCCCAGGGCGCGCTGCGCGCGGCCCGGTTCCTGGCCGACAAGCGCAACGGTTTGTACGACATGTACGACGTGTTGAACCTTCGCTGA
- a CDS encoding MotA/TolQ/ExbB proton channel family protein, producing MNLGHVFSQSDAIGKAVAVLLLLMSVASWVVILYKAWMLRRASGDVARSISAFWQAPSLAEAASRISGFDKGQLVSPLVDATQHPAGGTLAAAGDRAQQLTRLLRDTLHAIMGRLQFGQVLLATVGSISPFVGLLGTVWGIYHALTSIAGTNQISIDKVAGPVGEALIMTAAGLAVAIPAVLAYNWFGRTIARIEAELEGFARDLRELMVNH from the coding sequence ATGAATCTCGGTCACGTTTTTTCGCAAAGCGACGCCATCGGCAAGGCCGTGGCGGTTCTGCTGCTGCTCATGTCGGTCGCCAGCTGGGTGGTCATTCTTTACAAGGCATGGATGCTGCGCCGCGCCAGCGGCGATGTGGCGCGCAGCATCAGCGCTTTCTGGCAGGCGCCGTCGCTGGCCGAGGCGGCCAGCCGCATCAGCGGCTTTGACAAAGGCCAGTTGGTGTCCCCGCTGGTCGATGCGACCCAGCACCCGGCCGGCGGCACGCTGGCGGCGGCGGGTGACCGCGCACAGCAGCTCACGCGGCTTTTGCGCGACACGCTGCACGCCATCATGGGGCGCCTGCAGTTCGGCCAGGTGCTGTTGGCCACCGTGGGCTCCATCTCGCCGTTTGTCGGGCTGCTGGGCACGGTGTGGGGCATCTACCACGCGCTGACCAGCATCGCGGGCACCAACCAGATCAGCATCGACAAGGTGGCCGGCCCGGTGGGCGAGGCCCTGATCATGACCGCCGCAGGCCTGGCGGTGGCCATCCCCGCCGTGCTGGCCTACAACTGGTTTGGCCGCACCATCGCGCGCATCGAAGCCGAGCTGGAAGGCTTCGCGCGGGATTTGCGCGAGCTGATGGTGAATCACTGA
- a CDS encoding ExbD/TolR family protein gives MAFGRLERTKGSEPMSDINVTPLVDVMLVLLVIFIITAPLLASSIRLDLPKTDAAKPGDPPKFVTVVVDKAGQVFFNDKPVTQAQLTSELQGAAKLNPDTEVQLRADTTVPYGRVVEVMGEAQKAGLNRIGFVADPAAAAAPVPAASQ, from the coding sequence ATGGCATTTGGAAGACTCGAACGCACCAAGGGCTCGGAGCCCATGAGCGACATCAACGTCACGCCGCTGGTGGACGTGATGCTGGTGCTGCTGGTGATCTTCATCATCACGGCGCCGCTGCTGGCCAGCTCGATCCGGCTGGATTTGCCCAAGACCGATGCGGCCAAGCCGGGCGATCCGCCCAAGTTCGTTACCGTCGTGGTCGACAAGGCTGGCCAGGTGTTCTTCAACGATAAGCCGGTGACGCAGGCGCAGCTGACCAGCGAGCTGCAGGGCGCGGCCAAGCTCAACCCCGACACCGAAGTGCAGTTGCGTGCCGACACCACCGTGCCCTACGGCCGCGTGGTCGAGGTCATGGGCGAAGCGCAAAAGGCGGGCCTGAACCGCATCGGCTTCGTGGCTGACCCGGCCGCAGCCGCCGCGCCTGTGCCCGCTGCATCGCAGTAA
- the leuS gene encoding leucine--tRNA ligase → MQETYDHRSVEQAAQADWQAQDAYRVSENPNKKKYYACSMLPYPSGKLHMGHVRNYTINDMLARQLRMQGYNVLMPMGWDAFGLPAENAALKNGLPPAKWTYENIAYMRGQMQAMGLAIDWSREVATCDPDYYRWDQWLFLKMLEKGIAYRKTQVVNWDPVDQTVLANEQVIDGKGWRTGAPVEKREIPGYYLKITDYAQELLDHVQIGNDKATLTGWPDRVRLMQENWIGKSEGVRFAFTHDIRGNDGNLIQDGRMYVFTTRADTIMGVTFCAVAPEHPLATHAAQGNPALAAFIEKCKQGGTTEAELALKDKEGMPTGLNVVHPLTGEEVPVWVGNYVLMSYGDGAVMGVPGHDERDFAFALKYDLLIKQVVHVDGQHYDYERWHDWYADKQNGVTINSDSLSGMTYQEAVDAVAHALQAKGLGEKKTTWRLRDWGISRQRYWGTPIPIIHCATCGAVPVPESDLPVVLPQDLVPDGSGNPLNKCDAFLKVDCPCCGQPARRETDTMDTFIDSSWYFMRYCDPQLDTAMVGEGAQYWMPMDQYIGGIEHAILHLLYARFWTKVMRDMGLTKVDEPFTRLLTQGMVLNHIYSRRTDKGAKEYFWPADVEPVMDADGHQVGAKLNKAVGELPAGTLIDYEGVGTMSKSKNNGVDPQDLIQKYGADTARLYTMFTAPPEATLEWNDAAVEGSYRFLRRVWNFGAKLNAIGNVAASAYPAGAEGQNVIEFGKSAKTLRHEVHSVLGQIDYDYQRLQYNTVVSGAMKLLNALEGFKSDGSAGDQAALAEGFSILLRVLYPATPHLAHGLWKALGFDAAQGALLDAPWPRPDAEALKLDEVELMLQVNGKLRGAIQVPASASKEEIEATALASEAFAKHHPGGAVKKVVVVPGRLVNVVVA, encoded by the coding sequence ATGCAAGAAACCTACGACCATCGCAGCGTCGAACAGGCTGCCCAAGCCGACTGGCAAGCCCAGGACGCCTACCGCGTCAGCGAGAACCCGAACAAGAAGAAGTACTACGCGTGCTCCATGCTGCCGTACCCCAGCGGCAAGCTGCACATGGGCCACGTGCGCAACTACACCATCAACGACATGCTGGCGCGCCAGCTGCGCATGCAGGGCTACAACGTGCTGATGCCCATGGGTTGGGACGCGTTCGGCCTGCCCGCCGAAAACGCCGCGCTCAAAAACGGCTTGCCTCCCGCCAAGTGGACGTACGAAAACATCGCCTACATGAGGGGGCAGATGCAGGCGATGGGCCTGGCCATCGACTGGAGCCGCGAGGTCGCCACGTGCGACCCCGACTACTACCGCTGGGACCAGTGGCTGTTTTTGAAGATGCTGGAAAAAGGCATCGCCTACCGCAAGACCCAGGTGGTGAACTGGGACCCGGTGGACCAGACCGTGCTGGCCAACGAGCAGGTCATCGACGGCAAGGGCTGGCGCACCGGCGCGCCGGTGGAAAAGCGCGAGATTCCCGGCTACTACCTGAAGATCACCGATTACGCGCAAGAGCTGCTGGACCACGTCCAGATCGGCAACGACAAGGCCACGCTGACCGGCTGGCCCGACCGCGTTCGCCTGATGCAGGAAAACTGGATCGGCAAGAGCGAGGGCGTGCGCTTCGCCTTTACGCACGACATCCGTGGCAACGACGGCAACCTGATCCAGGACGGCCGCATGTACGTGTTCACCACGCGCGCCGACACGATCATGGGCGTCACCTTCTGCGCAGTGGCGCCGGAACACCCACTGGCCACGCACGCCGCGCAGGGCAACCCGGCGCTGGCCGCCTTCATCGAAAAGTGCAAGCAAGGCGGCACGACCGAGGCCGAGCTGGCCCTGAAAGACAAGGAAGGCATGCCCACCGGCCTGAACGTGGTGCACCCGCTGACCGGCGAAGAAGTGCCGGTGTGGGTGGGCAACTACGTGCTGATGAGCTACGGCGACGGCGCCGTCATGGGCGTGCCCGGCCATGACGAGCGCGACTTTGCCTTTGCGCTGAAGTACGACCTGCTCATCAAGCAGGTGGTGCACGTCGACGGCCAGCACTACGACTACGAACGCTGGCACGACTGGTACGCCGACAAGCAAAACGGCGTCACCATCAATTCCGACAGCCTGAGCGGCATGACCTACCAGGAGGCGGTGGACGCCGTCGCCCATGCCCTGCAAGCCAAGGGCCTGGGTGAGAAGAAAACCACCTGGCGCCTGCGCGACTGGGGCATCAGCCGCCAGCGCTACTGGGGCACGCCGATCCCCATCATCCACTGCGCCACCTGCGGCGCCGTGCCGGTGCCCGAAAGCGACCTGCCCGTGGTGCTGCCGCAGGATCTGGTGCCCGACGGCAGCGGCAACCCGCTGAACAAGTGCGACGCGTTTCTGAAGGTGGACTGCCCCTGCTGCGGCCAGCCCGCGCGGCGCGAAACCGACACGATGGACACATTCATCGACTCGTCTTGGTACTTCATGCGCTATTGCGACCCCCAGCTGGACACGGCCATGGTGGGCGAGGGCGCGCAGTACTGGATGCCGATGGACCAGTACATCGGCGGCATCGAACACGCCATCCTGCACCTGCTGTACGCCCGCTTTTGGACGAAGGTGATGCGCGACATGGGCCTGACGAAGGTGGACGAGCCCTTCACCCGCCTGCTGACGCAAGGCATGGTGCTCAACCACATCTATTCGCGCCGCACCGACAAGGGCGCCAAGGAATACTTCTGGCCCGCCGACGTCGAGCCGGTGATGGACGCCGATGGCCACCAGGTGGGCGCCAAGCTCAACAAGGCGGTGGGCGAGCTGCCCGCCGGCACGCTGATCGACTACGAGGGCGTGGGCACCATGTCCAAGTCGAAAAACAACGGCGTGGACCCGCAAGACCTGATCCAGAAGTACGGCGCCGACACCGCGCGCCTGTACACCATGTTCACCGCCCCGCCCGAGGCCACGCTGGAGTGGAACGACGCCGCGGTGGAAGGCAGCTACCGCTTCCTGCGCCGCGTGTGGAACTTTGGCGCCAAGCTGAATGCTATAGGTAATGTAGCTGCCAGCGCTTATCCGGCGGGCGCTGAAGGCCAGAATGTCATTGAATTTGGCAAGAGCGCCAAAACCCTGCGGCACGAAGTGCACAGCGTGCTGGGCCAGATCGACTACGACTACCAGCGCCTGCAGTACAACACCGTGGTGTCGGGCGCCATGAAGCTGCTGAACGCGCTGGAGGGCTTCAAGTCCGACGGCTCGGCGGGCGACCAGGCCGCGCTGGCCGAGGGCTTTTCCATCCTGCTGCGCGTGCTGTACCCGGCCACGCCGCACCTGGCGCATGGCCTGTGGAAGGCACTGGGCTTCGACGCCGCGCAAGGCGCGTTGCTCGACGCGCCCTGGCCGCGCCCGGACGCCGAAGCGCTCAAACTCGACGAGGTGGAGCTGATGCTGCAGGTCAACGGCAAACTGCGCGGCGCCATCCAGGTGCCGGCCTCGGCCAGCAAGGAAGAGATCGAAGCCACGGCGCTGGCCAGCGAGGCCTTTGCCAAGCACCACCCGGGTGGCGCGGTGAAGAAAGTGGTGGTCGTGCCCGGCCGGCTCGTCAACGTGGTGGTGGCCTGA
- the lptE gene encoding LPS assembly lipoprotein LptE codes for MARRRSLLTAALAAPLLTACGFELRKPPVFAFKSIALAMPASSSLTVELRRQLEGTGSLKVITEAAELPKAEVVLESPGEVRERIVVSVNANGEVRELTLRIRLRFRLRTADGRELLPMSEISRQIDQSYAESAALSKEQEGLMLYQNMQSDIVQQVMRRLATVHL; via the coding sequence ATGGCTCGCCGCCGTTCCCTGCTCACCGCCGCCCTGGCCGCGCCGCTGCTGACCGCCTGCGGCTTCGAGCTGCGCAAGCCGCCTGTCTTCGCTTTCAAGAGCATTGCGCTGGCAATGCCGGCCTCGTCGTCGCTGACGGTGGAGCTGCGCCGGCAGCTGGAAGGCACGGGCAGCCTGAAGGTCATCACCGAGGCGGCCGAGTTGCCCAAGGCCGAGGTGGTGCTGGAATCGCCCGGCGAGGTGCGCGAACGCATCGTCGTCAGCGTGAACGCGAACGGCGAGGTGCGCGAGCTGACGCTGCGCATCCGCCTGAGGTTTCGCCTGCGCACGGCCGACGGGCGCGAACTGCTGCCGATGTCTGAAATCTCGCGCCAGATCGACCAGAGCTATGCCGAATCGGCCGCGCTGTCGAAAGAGCAGGAAGGCCTGATGCTCTACCAGAACATGCAAAGCGACATCGTGCAGCAGGTGATGCGCCGCCTGGCCACCGTGCATCTCTGA
- the holA gene encoding DNA polymerase III subunit delta, translating to MQVNATQLPAHLAKTLRPLYTLHGDEALLVQEVADAIREAARAQGYTERTVHTVQGAHFDWGTVLAASNSLSLFADKQLVEIRIPSGKPGKEGSAALQQIADAAAGNDSTLTLVVLPRLDKATRTGAWFSALDGAGATVQIDPVERPALPQWIAARLAAQGQRVAPGEAGQTTLTFFADRVEGNLLAAHQEIVKLGLLYPAGELSAAQIEAAVLNVARYDVFKLSEAVLAGRRDRVQRMLDGLQAEGESEVLVHYALAEDIRALKRVKDAMAAGRPLPMALREQRIWGLRERLFERVLPHLSDSQLAGLLQAAHQVDGIVKGLKHPGWPAQPWAALHRLAQSLCGACGMASGRVASRS from the coding sequence ATGCAAGTCAACGCAACGCAGTTGCCCGCCCATCTGGCCAAGACCCTGCGGCCGCTTTACACGCTGCACGGCGACGAGGCGCTGCTGGTCCAGGAGGTCGCCGACGCCATCCGCGAAGCCGCGCGCGCGCAGGGCTATACCGAGCGCACGGTGCACACGGTCCAGGGCGCGCATTTCGATTGGGGCACGGTGCTGGCGGCCAGTAATTCGTTGAGCCTGTTCGCCGATAAGCAGCTGGTCGAAATTCGCATTCCCTCGGGCAAGCCGGGCAAGGAAGGCAGCGCTGCGCTGCAGCAGATTGCCGACGCGGCGGCGGGCAACGACAGCACCTTGACGCTGGTCGTGCTGCCCCGGCTGGACAAGGCCACGCGCACCGGCGCCTGGTTTTCAGCGCTGGACGGCGCGGGCGCTACGGTGCAGATCGATCCGGTCGAGCGACCGGCGCTGCCCCAGTGGATTGCGGCGCGCCTGGCCGCGCAGGGCCAGCGCGTGGCGCCGGGCGAGGCCGGCCAGACCACACTGACCTTCTTTGCCGACCGCGTGGAAGGCAACCTGCTGGCCGCCCACCAGGAAATCGTCAAGCTGGGCCTGCTGTATCCGGCTGGGGAGCTGAGCGCCGCCCAGATTGAAGCCGCGGTGTTGAACGTGGCCCGCTACGACGTGTTCAAGCTCAGCGAAGCGGTGCTGGCCGGGCGCCGCGACCGGGTGCAGCGCATGCTGGACGGCTTGCAGGCAGAAGGCGAATCGGAAGTGCTGGTGCACTACGCGCTGGCGGAAGACATTCGCGCGCTCAAGCGCGTGAAGGATGCGATGGCCGCAGGCCGCCCGCTGCCCATGGCCCTGCGTGAGCAGCGCATCTGGGGATTGCGCGAACGCTTGTTTGAGCGGGTGTTGCCGCACCTGAGCGATTCGCAACTGGCGGGCCTGCTGCAGGCGGCGCACCAGGTGGATGGCATCGTCAAAGGTCTCAAGCACCCCGGCTGGCCGGCCCAGCCCTGGGCGGCGCTGCACCGCTTGGCGCAAAGCCTGTGCGGCGCGTGCGGTATGGCGAGCGGGCGGGTAGCCTCGCGCAGTTGA
- a CDS encoding ribbon-helix-helix domain-containing protein, whose protein sequence is MAKLEQKTARLTVLIDPSKKRAFESLCAAQDVTPSQVVRKLIRDYLTQHGVQWSPGDHDPDDES, encoded by the coding sequence ATGGCCAAACTAGAACAGAAAACCGCCCGGCTGACGGTCTTGATCGACCCGTCCAAGAAGCGTGCGTTTGAATCCCTTTGCGCCGCGCAAGATGTAACGCCCTCGCAAGTGGTTCGCAAACTCATTCGCGACTACCTGACCCAGCACGGCGTGCAGTGGAGTCCTGGCGACCACGATCCTGACGACGAAAGCTGA
- a CDS encoding glutamate-5-semialdehyde dehydrogenase, with protein sequence MNAHNVVETMQVLGLQAREASRAMARSGAAVRNQALRELARLLREQTDALQAPNQRDLARAREAGLAEPMVDRLKLTPAILETCAEGCEQLAAMPDVIGDVVSLRQQPSGIRVGQMRVPIGVFGMIYESRPNVTIEAASLSIKSGNACILRGGSEAIESNTALAALVQQALQSAGLPPEAVQLVSTTDRAAVGQLIAMPEFVDVIIPRGGKGLIERISAEAKVPVIKHLDGNCHTYVDDPCDLDLAVKVTDNAKTQKYSPCNATESLLVARSVAPAFLPRIGAIFAAKGVEMRCDPEALAILKEKLPSAQAGQAQVATQNVAKLVLATEQDWSEEYLAPIISIKLVAGVDEAIAHINHYSSHHTEAILTTSHVHAQRFLREVDSASVMVNASTRFADGFEFGLGAEIGISTDKFHARGPVGIEGLTSLKWVVLGDGEVRG encoded by the coding sequence ATGAACGCACACAACGTCGTCGAAACCATGCAGGTTCTGGGCTTGCAGGCCCGCGAAGCTTCGCGCGCCATGGCCCGCTCTGGCGCTGCCGTGCGCAACCAGGCGCTGCGCGAGCTGGCGCGCCTGCTGCGCGAGCAGACCGATGCCCTTCAGGCACCCAACCAGCGCGATCTGGCGCGTGCGCGCGAAGCCGGCCTGGCCGAGCCGATGGTCGATCGCCTGAAGCTGACGCCCGCCATCCTGGAAACCTGCGCCGAAGGCTGCGAGCAGCTGGCAGCCATGCCAGACGTGATCGGCGACGTTGTCTCGCTGCGCCAGCAGCCCAGCGGCATTCGCGTGGGGCAGATGCGCGTGCCCATCGGCGTGTTCGGCATGATTTACGAGAGCCGGCCCAACGTCACCATCGAGGCCGCCAGCCTCTCGATCAAAAGCGGCAACGCCTGCATCCTGCGCGGCGGCAGCGAAGCCATCGAATCGAATACCGCGCTGGCGGCGTTGGTGCAGCAGGCCCTGCAAAGCGCGGGCCTGCCGCCCGAAGCGGTGCAGTTGGTGTCCACCACCGACCGCGCTGCCGTGGGCCAGCTGATCGCCATGCCTGAATTTGTGGATGTCATCATCCCGCGCGGCGGCAAGGGCCTGATTGAGCGCATCAGCGCCGAAGCGAAAGTGCCCGTCATCAAGCACCTGGACGGCAATTGCCACACTTATGTGGACGATCCGTGCGACCTGGACCTGGCGGTGAAAGTCACCGACAACGCCAAGACCCAGAAGTACAGCCCCTGCAACGCCACCGAAAGCCTGCTGGTGGCCCGCAGCGTGGCCCCCGCTTTCTTGCCGCGCATCGGCGCCATCTTCGCGGCCAAGGGCGTAGAGATGCGCTGCGACCCCGAGGCATTGGCAATCTTGAAGGAAAAACTGCCTTCAGCGCAGGCGGGACAAGCGCAGGTAGCTACTCAAAATGTAGCAAAACTGGTTCTGGCGACCGAGCAAGATTGGTCCGAGGAATACCTCGCCCCCATCATCAGCATCAAGCTGGTTGCGGGCGTGGATGAGGCCATTGCGCACATCAACCACTATTCCAGCCACCACACCGAGGCGATCCTGACGACCAGCCACGTACATGCCCAGCGTTTTTTGCGCGAGGTGGATTCGGCCAGCGTGATGGTGAACGCCAGCACGCGCTTCGCCGATGGTTTCGAGTTCGGCCTGGGCGCCGAAATCGGCATCAGCACCGACAAGTTCCACGCCCGCGGGCCGGTCGGGATCGAGGGACTCACTTCGCTGAAGTGGGTGGTGCTGGGCGATGGCGAAGTGCGCGGCTAG
- a CDS encoding class I SAM-dependent methyltransferase yields MSGIESARNWVVSIAQPAGYQHSLALLEAAESMVFALRSLGLHATMGPPSQAADALLLFGGHLLSPGVALPAGTVIFNLEQLTDWSKRPEAKPYFDLMARFPVWDYSQANVDVLRAAGHQRVSHVPLGYVPELARVRAVPKQDIDVLFYGSRNERRDHVLAQLQARGMKVEALFGVYGEQRDQYIGRAKVVLNTHFYESGTFETARVSYLLTNRKAVVCEHSMMNPDDEALRDGMAYVPYDGLVQACENLVKNETERKRLELRGFELFSARPQTAILAEVLGLPKPTSEALGAIPLTLHLGSGKDFREDWFNVDIDPFWQPDAVLDLGRPLPFGELLQTERFGPVRLLENTFEKLVANDVLEHIPDLVCAMTNALRLLRPGGEFEISVPYELGLGAWQDPTHVRAFNENSWLYYTDWFWYLGWTEQRFDVVHTGMQLSPLGMGMKNQGVDLQTIMRTPRAVDSMQVRLRKRYLSTTERREVAERRSRTKRAPVAPGGPQHAPA; encoded by the coding sequence ATGAGCGGCATTGAGTCGGCGCGCAACTGGGTCGTGTCTATCGCGCAGCCTGCGGGCTACCAGCACAGTCTGGCGTTACTGGAAGCGGCCGAGAGCATGGTCTTCGCGCTGCGCAGCCTGGGTTTGCACGCCACGATGGGGCCGCCATCGCAAGCCGCGGACGCGCTGCTGCTGTTCGGCGGCCATCTGCTCAGCCCCGGTGTAGCGCTGCCCGCCGGCACCGTCATCTTCAACCTGGAGCAGCTGACGGACTGGAGCAAGCGGCCGGAGGCCAAGCCCTACTTCGACCTGATGGCCCGATTCCCGGTGTGGGACTACAGCCAAGCCAACGTCGATGTGTTGCGCGCAGCCGGCCATCAGCGCGTGAGCCATGTTCCGCTGGGCTACGTGCCCGAGTTGGCGCGTGTGCGTGCGGTGCCCAAGCAGGACATCGACGTGCTGTTCTACGGCTCGCGCAACGAGCGTCGCGACCATGTCCTGGCGCAGCTTCAGGCGCGCGGGATGAAGGTGGAAGCACTCTTTGGCGTTTATGGCGAGCAGCGCGATCAGTACATCGGGCGCGCCAAGGTGGTGCTCAACACCCATTTCTATGAGTCAGGCACCTTCGAGACGGCACGGGTGAGTTACCTGCTGACCAATCGCAAGGCGGTGGTTTGCGAGCACTCGATGATGAACCCGGACGACGAGGCACTGCGGGATGGCATGGCCTACGTGCCCTACGACGGCCTGGTGCAGGCTTGCGAGAACCTGGTCAAGAACGAGACCGAGCGCAAGCGCTTGGAACTGCGGGGCTTCGAGCTCTTCAGTGCGCGCCCGCAAACGGCCATCCTGGCCGAGGTGCTTGGTCTGCCCAAGCCGACCAGCGAGGCACTGGGCGCGATTCCGCTGACGCTGCATCTGGGCAGCGGCAAGGATTTCCGCGAAGACTGGTTCAACGTCGATATCGATCCGTTCTGGCAACCCGACGCGGTGCTGGATCTGGGGCGTCCGCTGCCTTTTGGCGAGCTGCTGCAGACTGAGCGCTTCGGCCCCGTGAGGCTGCTGGAGAACACGTTCGAAAAGCTCGTGGCCAACGACGTGCTCGAACACATTCCGGACCTGGTCTGTGCGATGACCAACGCGCTGCGCCTGCTCCGGCCCGGTGGCGAGTTCGAGATATCCGTGCCGTACGAGTTGGGCCTGGGCGCCTGGCAAGACCCGACGCACGTGCGCGCGTTCAACGAAAACAGCTGGCTGTACTACACCGATTGGTTTTGGTATCTCGGCTGGACCGAGCAGCGCTTTGACGTTGTTCACACGGGCATGCAGCTCAGTCCGCTGGGCATGGGCATGAAAAACCAAGGGGTCGATCTTCAGACCATCATGCGCACGCCGCGCGCGGTGGATTCCATGCAGGTTCGGCTTCGCAAGCGCTATCTATCGACCACAGAGCGCCGCGAGGTGGCCGAGCGGCGCTCGCGCACCAAACGTGCGCCAGTGGCGCCGGGCGGGCCGCAGCATGCGCCAGCTTGA